CCTTCCCTCAGTCCCAGAACATGCCAAGTGGCCCCTGACCCTCCCAGCTGGTTATCCTGGGGGTGTTCCAGACGGGCAGTGTCCTCAGGACTGGATGGGTTGGGACTGCCTCCTGTGGAGGACCCCAGCTGAGGCTAATCCCTAGAATGTCTGTGCTAACTGGATGCCAGGCTGGGGCAAGCACCCACTGGCCTCTGTTCTGCAGAAGAAGCACTGTTCATCCTGTTTCCACTGTCCCTGGGCATATAGCACCCACAGAAACCAGGAGGGAGATGGTGGCAGCTTGAGCCAGCTGGCAAGAGAGTCTAAGTGGGAACCCCAAGAGGAACCCCACCCTGCTCTGGTTCTGTGGGCTGAGGCCCCTTGGTCAAGGCACCGGACCTGGGACTCAGCATCAGGCCTGGTGTATTCAAGAGCTGACCTGCCACCCAGCACCTCCAGTGTCCTTGGAACTTCTGGGAGGCAAGGCTGGGGGCCCAGGAGAGGACACAGCGCCACAGGGTTTGGCCGGAGGAGGAACCCAGAGGAGATGAGGAGGCAGATGAGCTCAGTCCTGTGCAGAGCCCACCCAGTTCCCAGCTTCCAGCTCCCAGGCAGGCTTGTCCACTGTGCTGCCATGAAGCCTGAGGATTAGTGCCACCAATGGACACAGTGAGGGTCAAAAGAAGCCCCCAGACTGAGGGTTTGTGAGAACATAGCTAGCCGGGATGTGGAGACCCCCGCTGGTCAATGCCAAGTCACAGACCTGCAAGCACCAACTAGAAGGGAAGGGCTGTACTTGGGTGTGCCAGCATTAGGGCTGCGGCCTGCCCCTAGGTCATGGCCTTCCTCCCCACCCTGTGTACCCAGGTGTCTCTGCCCAGTGCACTTGGCTCCTGAGGTGTGACCAGAGCCTGCAGAGTGTGCTGCAAATGTCACTGCAGGGTGTGACTCGGTGGCCCTGCCTGGCATTTGCATTGACTGCTTCCCTCCGTGCCTACCATGTTACTTGCTCCTTAGGCCTTTCTTGACTAGACGGTCGCAGAGAATCTGGAGTGGGGGGACTTCTGGGTCAGGGCCATCCACAACCCATGAGTGGGTTTTAATAATGGCAGTAGATGCTCCCTTGGTGCACGTGTCCCCTCCAAGAGCCCTCTGCCTGGCTGGGGAGTCGGGCCTCTTCAGCAGATCATGGGGCCAGGAGGGGTGGTACTGGGGTGCTTGCGGGCCCTTGGCTCCTGGTGTCCATACGTCAAGGGCCACTCTCCCACCCATGTGCTCAGCCACATATGCCGTCTGCGGAAGCAGGGCTTTAGACACTCACAGGAAGCACCTGCCACTCTGGGAGTCTCCACGGAGGCACAGGCCCCAAGTGGTGGGGGTAGGTGGACCTTTTCAGGCAAGTTCTGCTCCAAGTTCCTGTTCCTAACCAGCCCCCAGGCAGGATGGCCGATTCTGATCTTCTCAAACCAGTTGGAGGGGCCATATTTCTGCCTGAGGATACTCAGAGGCCCTGATCCCAGCAGACGCCATGTCGGGTATCATCAGACCTGGGCCCCAGGGGCCGCTTGTCACCTTGGGGGGAGCGTGGTGAAGCCTCCTgatcttctgggaaggggtggcctCAGCCTGCACTGTCTTTCCCATAGCAGCGCTGGAGATGGCCCCTGGGGAGGCTGGAAAGGTTGGGATGCTGCCCACAGGTCCTCTGCAATCTCCTCCAGCGGATGCTCGACATCTCATCCAAGGGCTGCTGCTGGGCTCCCAGGGCTGACACCTGCCTCTCAGGAGGATGGAGCATGACTCTCCAGCTCCCCACCTCCTTCGCCATCTGAACCATCTGGTCATCTGGTCATCTCTATTCTGTTGACAGCTGTTCTCAGAGGCCTGTGCTGCCCTTTCCCAATGGATACCCTGCGGCACTGACTTTGATTCCTAGCATTTCCTTGGTGACTGTGTTGTCCCCATGGGCTTCCATCCAGCATCCTGGCCTtcatccttcccctccctctgctGGCCCTGAGGGGCTCTGGTCTCCACCCAGGCTTCCGGCACTTATGCTGGAACTCCAGCTGGGTCCCCACTGCCCCCCATCCTGCAGCAGCTGCTCTGAGTCCTATCCAACCTCCTACATGCCCCACTCTTAGAGGAAGTGCTTCCTTCTGCTTCCTAGGTGGCCCCAAGGACTCCCCGTTTGCCTCTCCAAGTGCCCCTGCTTATCACAGGTCCCACTGCACGAACCGTACTCAAATTCCTTCACGGGAAAGCCGAGTGTgtgtgtcaggatcattcttaagatggtGCACAGAGTTCTCACGCTCCCTGCCACCAGTGTTCCCTTCCAGTACCTCCAGTCCCTCCCCTTCTCGAAGGAGATGTTGTTCACACAGAAGCGTCACCACCAGCCACTGCAGGCTCCTCTGGCTCCCTCAGCTTCTCCTTAGTGTCCCCACCTAGGGAACTGCCTTTCAGTCCTCACGCCTCCGAGGCTGCTCTTGGCTGTGGCTGCTCCTCCCGCCATCGGGACTGTCTCTAGGCGGACTGCGGTGCTCTTGGACTGTTGCTGCTGGTGTTTGGGGATGAATGTCTCACTGCTGGCTGAGGGTGTGGGGCCTCAGGAAGAGATGATGGGCTCCTCTTGTCGAGGCCTGTTGCTACTGAACCAGGACCAGTTTCCCCCAGGGCAGGAAACCCCTCACTGAACCAGTGGTAGAATCTACTCACCAGGCCAGGAGAGGGACAGCAAGTCTCAAGCTCACCTACCCGAGGGGCTGTCTGTGGGCTGAGGCTTGGGGAAAGGTGATCCAGCCCATCAGCTGCTGACCCTCCTGACCTGCTGTCTGTCAGAGGGTTCTCTCCACCTCTAAGACTGCTGATGTCAACCGAAGCAAGGGACAGTGGGCAAAGCAGGTTGAGTGGGGTTTATGTGGGTTCCTGCTGTCAGCAGGACTCACCCGGGTGGATGTTAACctgtccaacattgcttgccccccccACTGGTCCCCTGCGGGTCATCTGAGCCCCGCCTCACCACTCCCTTTATACCCCTCAGGCTCACCCCAAGCAGGTCACAAAGCTAGGCCTGCCGCCCCTGAGATGTGACCCTGGGCATCCAAGAATGTCCTCCAGCTTTCCTCTGGGCGGGCTGCCTGGCCCCAGGACTGGACACACAACTCGCCTCTCTTCTGCCCTGGAGACTCCACCAACGTCCCCAAGGCTCTTTGTGCTTACCCCACTGTGATAGTCATTGCCACCAATCCAGCCTGACCCTTCCTGAGCCCCTGCCTGGCATCTGACTCAAGGAGGCCCAGTCCTAGCTACTACCTCTGTTTCACAGCCCAGTGAAAAGTGGGGCCCCTTGCAGTCCCCACATCCAGGCCACACCAGGCCGGCGGACACTCCTGACTCTCAGTCTGTGCGTTCGCTCTCTTCCCAGCAGGGCCCATTTGTCTGCTCACCCCACAGGATGTGTCAGGATGGTGGGGTCACCCTGCAAAGTGTCAGGTAGAGACAGATACTCAGGAGGCCCCTCCCCGACTCTGCACTGCCCATTGGACCTTCCTCCTCTTGAACTCTGCTGCCTCTGGTGGGTCTGGATCTAGACCCCCATCGCCATCCTGGACCCCCTCCCGGTCAGATCAGCCCCAgccagggtttttgtttttttggtttctaCTGGTCACTTCAGCAACCAGGAGTCGGGTCTGCCTTCACTCTCAGGTGTCTGTGGGGCTGGCCCCGAGTGGCTTTTGGCAGtgtggagggaggaaaggaggacaGAAGGAAGGGAAGCGTGGACAGGAGGTGGGGCAGAGACACCGCCAGGGAGGATGTTTCTGGAGTCTCGCCCGCAGACCCCCCAAGCACTGGGCAAGGGTAGCTGCTTACTTGGCTCCTGAACAGTTTTTACTTCGTCACCTGCAGAGCTGGGACCTAGAGAGCGAGGACAGGGACTGCAGGTCGTGCTTGCTGCAGGCTGTAGGCAGGGCTGGAGTTCTAGAGGCCTGTGGCTCTGAGGGCCCCTGGCCTAGAGGTGGCAGTGGGGGCGGGGACTGCCGCTGGTGTCCCCCCAGAGGGCTCAGGTGCTAGTCATAGGAAGAGAGTTTCCCCAGAGGGGGAGAGCTGTCCCTGTCTTCTTCCCCAGCTCCTCTTCCTTGAAGCCCGGTGCCCCAGGACCATGAGGGCTGCCATCCTACCCACCTGGTCTGTCTGCAGGCTGGCTGCAGGCCCTGCAGTGTAGCCTCCTGCCTaggcccctccttcccttcctgctgccCCTCGCCCAGGCCAACCCAGGATGCCCCAGGTCACTGGAGGGGGCATGGGACTCGGCCTGACTTGGAAGACAGTCCAGTCTGCCAAGAGGCCTTCCTTTACCACCATGAGGAAAtaagagattttattttgaacaacttcaaacttatAAAGAAGATGCCAAATTCCATCCAGAGACCTCAAGACTTTGTGGTCCAGTAGACCTGCCGGGGCCTCATATCTTGCCACCCGCCCGTTTGTTATCAGAACCTGGTGCACGGAGGGTACAGCTGGTCACCTCTTGCTACATACATGGTTGAATGATTGTCACCTCTTGCAGTCTTCAGTTGCTTCATGGCACACAGTGGCCAAGCCTGCCTGGGAGCTGGGAGCCGGGAACTGGGAGGGCTCTGCACAGAACTGAACTCATCTGCCTCCTCACCCGCTCCGGTTCCTGCTCTGGCCAAACCCTGTGGCGCTGTGTCCTCTCCTGGGCCCTCAGCCTTGCTTGCTCCAATGTCCTCTGCTGGGCAGGCCTGGAAGCTTCCTTGGGAAACCGCTGGGGGCTCCTTGCTGCTGTCTGGGATCCTCCTGTCACACCTCTGTGTCCCCGTGCCCAGCAGAGCGGCCCACTGCAGGTGGTTAGTTGTCAGGACTGCCTGGCCTGGCTGCCTTCCTGGGACCCTGTGGTCCCAAGGAGACCTGGGTACTGTGTGCATCCCTTCCTCCGTGCGGGTCCAGCTGCAGTCCTGGTGGTCGGCGGCACTGGCCCAGTGTTTATCTGGCCTGCTCCTACTGCAGGACATTGGGCATTCCCACTCTGCCATCATTCCCGGAACTGGCCTCTGCAGGGAGTGAGGGAAGGTGTGTGAGGACAGCTCCGTACTTGCCCAGTGCCTCCAGAGTTGTACCAGCCCCAATGCTTCCCCTGCTTGTGGCCACATCCCCCAAACTCAGGGGGTCTCTGAGCTCAAAGCTGCCTATGGGACCTCTCCAGAGCCAGACCCTCTGCTCCTGCCCTGCAGGCCTGAATGCCAGGTGTGGACGGGGACACTGCTCTTGGGCACCTGCCTACTCTACTGCGCCCGTGTCACTATGCCTGTCTGCACCGTTGCCATGAGCCAGGACTTTGGCTGGAATAAGAAGGAGGCCGGCATTGTGCTTAGCAGTTTCTTCTGGGGCTACTGCCTGACGCAGGTCGTGGGTGGCCACCTCGGGGACCGGTAACTGTCTTCCCTACTCCTCGTCACTCAGGCTGAAGGGGGCTGCTCCATGTGGGCTTCTCAAGGGGAGGTGGGCTAGCAGATCTTCTGTGTTCACAGGGAGGAAGGGCTCCTGGGCTAGGGCCTGGCAAAACAAAATTGGGGGAGAGGCCCTGTCCAGCATTCCAAGGAGCAGCTCTGGGGCTGGGCGTGGCTGTGGGGCTGCTCTTAGCTCTGGGCGCCTCCTGCTGGCGGGTTCATGGCAGTGCCCACTCCAGAGGACTCTCTGCACAGAGGTGGTGTGCTCAGCCTGCCTGCATGGCCACCCTGTCCTCCCCTCTTTGTGTCCACTCCAGCATCGGAGGTGAGAAGGTCATCCTGCTGTCTGCTTCCACCTGGGGCTCCATCACCATGGCCACCCCGCTGCTCGCCCACCTTGGCAGTGCCCACCTGGTCTCCATGGTCTTCTCCCGTGTCCTCATAGGCCTGCTCCAAGGTAGGGGTGCCTCTGGACACTTCCCTCCTGCTGCTGGCCTTCACCTCTGTCACCAGGCGGGTGGACAGGAGTGCCCATGTGTGCCTGCCTTCTGTCCTCTGCTGAAAGTCCTTTCGGTGGCCTCACATTGTCTGTGTGTATTGTCCATGGCGGAGGGGAAAGACTAGCAGCTCCTAACCCTGAGGCTCCCTGCCTCCAGGCCTCAAGCTCTGGAGAGGCCCCGCCCTGGGCCAATGGCTGACAGAGGAATGGGACCTGGCTCCTGAGCAATTGCATTCGGTGCTATGTTGAAAAGTTGGAAGGCACCCAGGTGATGACTCCTGGGTGCCACCCTCATGGACAATGATGACGCAGAGTGCACACTCTGCGCCTCCAGGCCAGGCCTAGGACCCTCTAGAAGCAGGGGTGTGGGTTGTGAGATGGCTTCCAAACTTCCAGGCCACTGAGGAGCCTGTGTTTAAAGGAATCCTAGGGGGAAATTCCGCCGTGGAGCTGTGGGGAGACTGCGTGTGGGAAAGGCCTTGTGTGCGAGGAGGAGCGGGAGAGGCTGGCGGGCTGAGGGCGGGTGTGTGCAGCTTGTCTGAGGTGGAGGGTGTGTGTGTCAGCAGGGGACCTGAGGGGCGGCCTGGGCTGCTGTCCTGGGACAGGCCTTGGAAGCAGAGGCTTGTCCTGCAGATAGCCTCTCCCACCCTGAGTCCTTTCCTCAGCCTCTTGGCTCCTTGGTTGGGACGAGTCAAGGAGGACAATGGACATCCTCTGACCTGGCTGTCCCTGCTGGCTCACTGGCCCTCACCAGAGGCCCTGCTGACCACATCCTCTGCTTATTCCAGGTGTGTACTTCCCTGCCCTGACCAGCCTGCTGTCACAGAGAGTTCGAGAGAGCGAGAGAGCCTTCACCTACAGCACTGTGGGGGCCGGCTCCCAGTTTGGGTAGGGCCTAGCTCCAACAGGGGCTCGGCGATGGGTGGCGGGCTGGGGGGCCTTGAAGGCTGTGCTGCCCGGAGGTGGCTCTGTGGCACTGGCTGCAGCTCCCCAGGCCTGTGCGGGCATCTCTGTGGCTCACAGTGAAGTGGGCTGTGGCTCTGGCCGTGGGCTGGGCCTGTGGTTGTGGGCTGGGCAGGTCCCTGCCCTGGGTGCCGTGGAGCCAGGGGTGTCCTGCCCTTTGTTGCCAGTCCCCCGGTGAGTCTGTGGGTGCAGCCCCGGGCCCTCAGATGTTCCTCCCTCGCCCACCCTCAAGCAGCTCCAGAGCCTTGTCCCGGAGAAGGGCTACTCGATGAGGGTGGACAGAGGCTTGTGGGCATGGGGCTCAGGCCCTCGGCTGCTGAATTCGGGGACAGGAATCAGAGAGCAGGGGTCCTGTGGAGGGACAGAGAACCCAGTGAGGTCCAAGTGTCAGATAAGCCCCTGGCTGGCCTCCACTTGGAAGTCACCTGGAGGGGCTTTGGTGGCTTCTGGGGCAGTGGAGGGTGGAGCAGAGGGCTCTGTGTGAAACCGCGGGGACAGGGGAGTGCTGTGGTCCCCAGGTGAGGTGCTGCCCCCTCTGCAGGCACAGATGGGGAGGTGGTGGGCTCCGGGAGGAGGCAGCTGGGCCTCAGGCCAGAGACCCCATATGCAGCAGGAACCATCCCTGATGCTGCCTTGGTGGGGAGGACTTCAGGGCACGGGGGTGGGCAAGGGAGGCCTGGGCTTGCCTGGGACCACAGGACCCTCAGGAGGAGGAGGCGGGGTCTGTCCTTAGAGCTCCTCCCAACACCCTGTGCTCTGCTGTGTGATGAAGAAAGAGCAGGGCACAGGCTCCGCTCCAGCTGCCCGGAGCCCGCTCTCTTCCCATGGCCCTTTTTAGTGTAGGCCAGTTGGAAGGCCTAGAAGCAAGAAATTAAAACAGCTCAGGTCCCACAGCAGTTGTCTCTGTGCCCTGTCCCCATGGCTGGTTCCCAGCGTCCCTTGCCCTGTGGCATAGTCTCTTCCAACACTTGGCACCCTTAGCAGAACACTCTGGGACTGTGCTCCAAGCACCTGTTCTCCAGGTGACAAAACCCACTCTTCTAGGGGCTCAGCTGGCATCAGGAATGTTCTCTGGTGTCTGTCTGTGGAGCCCAGCCGAGGTCATGGCCATGCTCCTCCCTGTCCCCCCAGGACGCTGGTGACTGGGGTCGTGGGATCCCTGCTCCTGGACTGGTGCGGCTGGCAGAGCGTCTTCTACTTCTCCGGTGGCCTCACCTTGCTTTGGGTGTGTTACGTGTACAGGTACCTGCTGAAAGAGAAAGGTACCGTGGCCACATGGGCGGGTGCCAGTGCCTCCTCTGCTCACAGCTGCTGGGCGGGGGGCATGCAGACTCCTCTAGCCTGGAGCCTGAGACAGAATGAGTTCTCAGCCCCCTCTGGCCACCAATTCAGTCCCCAAGCTCCATTTAGGGTAGGGCAGAGGGGGAGCCCTGCAGGCAAAGGCAGGGGGCTGGAGAAGGCAGCTTCAGCTGGCCCCAGGGCTCTGGCTGCACACTGAGCTGAGGAAGAGCCTCCTGGGGGAGGGTGTCAGGTCTGTGGCCTCTGGGACCACACCCACGCTGCCTCTAGGGATGATGTGGGGTTGCCCAGTCCTGGGGGCCACAGCTGTGCAACCACTTCTTCCCTCAGACCTCATCCTGGCCCTGGGGGTCCTGGCACAAGGCCTGCCCGTGGCCAGGCCCTCCAGAGTGCCCTGGAGACAGCTCTTCCGGAAGCCTTCTGTCTGGTGAGCTGGGGCTGGCGTGGCCAGGCAGAGAGTGGGGCAACAACCCTCATGGTGTGGGCCCGGCTGTGCCTGGAAGGGCACCCAGGGGCAGGGGTGCGGGTCTCACAGGCCCTGCCTGTGTGGGAAGGGGCTGGGGCAGGCTGGAGCCCTGAGCCTGTGTCCCACCCAGGGCGGCCATCTGCTCCCAGCTCTCCTCAGCCTGCTCCTTCTTCATCCTCCTCTCCTGGCTGCCCACCTTCTTCAAAGAGACCTTCCCCCATTCCAAGGTGGGTCACCCTGCCagtgctcacacagggccagaagAGCTGCACAGCCTGCCCCTGCACCGCGGGTGGGCCCCTTGACTCTGGGCGGGTCGGCATCCTGTGGCTTGAGGCCGAGGCTGACTTTGTCCTTAGGAGGGGCAGGTGCTGGCTCGAGACCCTGAGGGCCGGTCCCTGTGGCAGTGGCAGCTTTCCAAGCCCATGACCTTGATCTGCTGCTTAGCAGACCCCACCCTCAGGGCAAGGCCATCTGTTGGTCTGTGGATGCCATTCTGGAAGGAAACCTGAGCAGGGCGAGATGGGGACCTGACCCCCTATATCCCCTGGCTTCTCCACTGAGGCTGTTGACCACCTCCTGTTCTGGTGACCCTGATGCCCTGGGCTGCCCATTCCAAGGGTAGGGGCTGGGTAGTAAGCAATTGGGTGGCGAGCCACTGTGGGCCTGGCACTCCTGGGGTGCCATGGGCCTGGTGGGCATGCTGGTAGAAGCTGCTCTCCTTCAGGCCCCTCTGCTCTGGGGCCCAGGATGTgggggtgagcagagctctcctggccagcAGCGGCCTGGGGCAGCCATCCTGCCTGCCTCTCCTCCTTTCAATGTCTGCTGCCACTTGGCCACCGCTAAGGCCAAGCTCCTCCCTGCAGGGCTGGGTCTTCAACGTGGTGCCCTGGTTGGTGGCGATTCCTGCCAGTCTGTTCAGTGGGTTTCTCTCTGACCACCTCATCAGTCAGGGTGAGTCCTGGGGAGGGACGGGCCTTCAGGAGACCACCCTCAGGGGCCTCAGCCAGGGTGAGAGGCTCCCCTCTGGGGGTGCAGCTGCAGTGCTAGGGAGAGGCCAGACCCGCTGAGGACCACCTGTGATAGAGAGGGACTCTGGCCTCCAGAGCCAGCCAGGGAATGGGTGCAGCTGGGGGCTGGAGGAGCCTGGGGCAGCTGGTTTTCCCCAGAATCCCCATGAAGGCTGCAGCTGGGGAGCAGGGGAGGCCTGAGAGGGCCTTTGTGCACAGCACCTGTGGGCTCTGCCCGGGGGCCTGACCCTGGGGGGGGTGCCGGTGGGGTCAGAGGTCACAAGTTTTCCTCTTGCACCTTCcagagctgggggtgggggctcTGGGGCCAGCTGGAGTCCACCACACACTGGCCACACATGAAGCCCAGCAGCACGCTCATAGGTGCCCACGCACGTGCATGCTCACTCTCAGAACGTCAGTGTTTTCCCTCAGAACAAGGTGGTGCACACTGTGTGGGTAACTGAGGGGACGGGGAGAGCTTCGGGGACACCTTCACAGCTGCCCACGTGGCCCTCCTGGGCCTTGTGGGATCCTCTGGTGTGCACGTACTGTGCTGGCAATGACCAGCCTGCAGCCCCAAGGGCCACGCTGGCTGCCATCCCCCTCTCCACTGTCCTCTGGGTTGCCCAAGGCTAATGGGGCCACCTGCCTGTCTCCTTGCTCAGGTTATGGGACCATCACGGTGCGCAAGTCGATGCAGGTAGGAAGACCTTTCTAATGTTTTCCCTGGACATCACTGTTTAGTTCTCCTGGGACCTGAGGGTTATGACCCCCATTTGCCCGAATTCTGGGACCATGAAAACGTCCAGGTCGTGGGCTGGGCCAGCTACAACTGCTGCAGGGAAGGCACTTGGGGCCTTTGGTGCCCACAAGAGTGTGGACAGAGGTGACAGGACCCAGAATCAGCTGGTTTAGATGGAGGGCACTCTGGGGTCAGTGTTGGGGACTGACCTGAGACTCTTCTCTGATCTCTGAATGGGGTTCTCTGTGCCTTGGGGTCTGGGCACCTAGGTGAGGCTTGTGGCCTCTAGTCCACCAGTAGGCCAGCTGACCCGTGGAGGGCCCCTTCCAGATGTTCTCTGGGTGGGGGGCCCAACCCTGGAGGGCTTTTTGGGTCAGGCAGGCCAGGTTCAGGGCACTTGGGTGGCTGTGTGACCAGTTTTTGACCCTAAAGCCTGGATCCTTTGTCCCTCCTGGGATTGTGGGACCAACAAAACCAAGACAGAGCAAGAGGGAGTGGTCAAGCCTTTATTCTTGGCCAAGGTGGAGTGGGAACAAGCCTCAGGTCGACGACGCACCCGGGTTGAAGAGATGAGGGGCAAGGGCTCAGGAGAGCGGGTTCCCGTGTTTCCATCATCTGGAGGAGAGGAGGTCTGGGTCCTCTGGCAGCTCTGAGATCTGGCCAATCTCAGCCCCCTGTCGAGGGCCTCCTGGCCTTTAGGCTTCCTGCCTCAAAGGCCAGCAGGATTAGGGCAGGGTGGGAATT
This region of Callospermophilus lateralis isolate mCalLat2 chromosome 3, mCalLat2.hap1, whole genome shotgun sequence genomic DNA includes:
- the Slc17a9 gene encoding voltage-gated purine nucleotide uniporter SLC17A9, whose protein sequence is MQPPPDETRRDAAENAQWSRPECQVWTGTLLLGTCLLYCARVTMPVCTVAMSQDFGWNKKEAGIVLSSFFWGYCLTQVVGGHLGDRIGGEKVILLSASTWGSITMATPLLAHLGSAHLVSMVFSRVLIGLLQGVYFPALTSLLSQRVRESERAFTYSTVGAGSQFGTLVTGVVGSLLLDWCGWQSVFYFSGGLTLLWVCYVYRYLLKEKDLILALGVLAQGLPVARPSRVPWRQLFRKPSVWAAICSQLSSACSFFILLSWLPTFFKETFPHSKGWVFNVVPWLVAIPASLFSGFLSDHLISQGYGTITVRKSMQVMGLGLSSVFALCLGHTSSFLKAVVFASASIGLQTFNHSGISVNIQDLAPSCAGFLFGVANTAGALAGVVGVCLGGYLIEATGSWTCVFNLVAVISNLGLGTFLVFGQAQRVDLSPAHEDL